GGGGCTGGTGCCCGCGGCCCGGGCCACACTGGAGGTCTTCTCGCCCTATGATCGCGATGAAGCCTTCAGGGATCTGGATGCGTTTTCTCACCTGTGGGTGATTTTTGTCTTCCACGGAATCCCGGCGGGAAAATGGCGCCCGACGGTTCGCCCGCCTCGCCTGGGAGGCAACCGGCGAACCGGCGTCTTTGCCACCCGCTCCGGATTTCGCCCCAATCCCATCGGCATGTCCGCCGCAACACTGGAGAGCATTTGCCGTAAGGACGGCAAACTGACGCTGGAACTGTCCGGCGTCGACCTGCTGGATCGGACGCCGGTGCTGGACATCAAGCCGTACCTGCCCTATGCCGATGCCCCTTCCGGGGCGTTCGGCGGATTCGCCGACCGGCCGCCTGAAAAAAACCTCCCGGTTGCCTGCTGCCCCGCGGCAAAAAAATCCCTTGCGGACCTGGAAAAAACGCACCCCGGTTTCGGGGAATTGCTCGAGCAGGTGCTGGGGGCCGATCCCCGGCCAGCTTACGTGGAACAGCACACCGACCGGGAGGAGTTCGGCCTTCGTCTATACAACGTCAATGTACGCTGGCGGGTAGACGATAAAGAAATTATCGTGCAGGCGGTCGAAATCGACACAAAAAATTGACAGGCACGGTTCGGGCGGAATCGGGAATGCGGACACGGGCAAGGCTGCCGGAATCATCCTGCGAGCCTATTCGATGCCGATCTCTTTTTTGGCGGCAGCGGCACATTCGGGACAATAGGTAGAGGTCGGGGATATCCCCGCCTTTTCCCAAATGTATTGCTCTACCGTCATCCATTTTCCGGTGCCCGGCTCCCGGCCGCTGTCATCACGGATTTTTTTACAGACACAGCAGACGGGCAGCATCGTTTCGTACAGCCTGAGCTTGCGCTTCAGTTCCAGGCGCTCGAAATAGCGGGACACCCGCAGCTTCATCTCGTCGGGTTCGCAGGGTTTGAGCAGATAATCGTCAGCATCCAGCCTGAGGGCGTCGATGGCCGACTCCATATCCCCATAACCGGTGAGAATGAGGACCATGGTTTCCGGATTATTCGCCTTGGCGGTCTTTAGCACATCGATGCCGTCGACCCGGTCCATCACCAGGTCCGTTATCACCATATCGAAATGGCCGTTTTCCATCAGTTCGATGGCTCGCTCCCCGCTCTTTGCCGGTGTAACGTCGTAGCCGCTGCTCTCGAGATCCTTGCCGATGCCGGTCAGAATGAATGGATCGTCGTCGACCAGCAGGATGCGATAGTTGCGCATGTTAAAGGCCCTTTTCCACTGTGCGAAGATGGTTGCCGATGGTATTGCTCAAGCGGACGAATCCTGGCACGCTAAGCGTTTCCGCCCGTCGTATGGGATCGATTTGCGCTTCGGTCAGCAGCCGTTCGCAAGTCGCTGCATCCAGCTTCAAATCGCTTTGCGCCAGCGCGTTGCGCAAGGTTTTTCTCCGCTTGCCGAAAGCGGCTTTGATCACCCGGAACAGGAGCCTCTCGTCATCGGCACCAACCGCCGGCGGATCGGAGAAACGAATGCCGATAACCGTGGAGTCGACCTTGGGGGCCGGAAAAAAGAGGGATGCCCGCACCGGCATCAAAACCTGCGTTTGCGCGCAATACCCCAGCATTACGGACAGGCGGCCATAGTCCCTCGATCCGGGTTCTGCGCAGATGCGCTGGGCCATCTCTTTCTGGAGCATGAGCACCGCCCGGTCCACACAGCCTCTGGCGTGGATCAACTGCACGACGACCTGGGATGAAATATTGTAGGGCAGGTTGCCCATCACCACCAGCGGCCGGCCGGCATCCCGGTGGACGGCGGCGAGGTCCACGCGCAGAATGTCCGCCTCCCGGATTTCGACGTTGTGGATGTCGGCGGCCATCAACTCGGTGTGCAGCAGGTCGATGATGCGGCCATCCTTGTCCACGGCAATGACCCGATGGGCGGCTTTGGCCGCCGGGACGGTGATGGCCCCCAGGCCGGGTCCGATCTCCAGCACCACGTCGTCGCTGTTCAGACCGGCTTTTTCGACAATGGCCCGGGCCAGATTGGGGTCGTTGAGAAAATTCTGGCCCAGCTGCTTTTTGGCCCGGATGTTCCAGGCGGTAAGCAATGCCCGCGGCGAAGTCACGACCCGGCTCCCGGCCCTGCGGCGTTTTTCTTGTGACGGGACTGGCGCCGGATAGAGATAAAACCGCGCAGGGTCAAGAAATAGGCCGCCACACCCAGCACAGCGCCGATCACGGCGCCGCCGACCATCATGGCCGTGGCCACCTCGACCCCCAGTTCCATCAACTGGGAAAACGAGTCGAAAGCGATGCTGTCCAGGGTGGCCTGGTAGCGCAGCAGGACACATCCCACTTTGTAATTGACGTAATAAACCAACGGTATGGTCAATGGGTTGCTCAACCAGGTGCCCAGAAACGCCGCCGATTTGCTTCCCCGAACAATGAAGGCCAGACAAACGGCGACAAGGGTTTGAAACGGAATGATGGGCAGGGTGGAAACAAAAATGCCCACCGCCATTCCCAAAGCAAGGTGATGCGGGTTGCCCTCCAGCTGGCGCAGCCTGACCAGCATCTGGACGAACCGGGCCCTGGGCCCCGTAAACACCGGGGGCTTTTTTTTATAAGGGATGCGCGTTGATTTCATGGCCGCCAGAGGCGCTCCAACGGGCGAGGCCCGGTACACGCTGCGGACCGCGATACCGGGGATGCCCTTCATTTCGACGTCAGCGATTGTTCTTTCGTTCCCGCTCCAGCTCCCGCTTCTGGTCGCGTCGCCGAATGGTTTCCCGTTTGTCATGACTCTGCTTGCCCCTGGCCAATGCCAGATCGAGCTTGGCCTTGCCGTCTTTGAAATAGAGTTTCAACGGTACGAGCGCGTATCCCTTTTCATTGACCTTGCCGTAGAGCTTTTTGATTTCATGCTTGTGCAGCAGGAGCTTTCTCGGGCGCAGTGGATCATGATTGTTGTAATAGGCAAACGGGTATGCCCCGATATGCATCTGGTAAACGAAAACCTCTCCGTTTTTGATCCGGGCGTAGGAATCCTTGAGGTTGGCCTTGCCCATTCTCAGGGATTTCACCTCGGTGCCCACCAGCGCGATCCCGGCTTCGTAGCGGTCTTCGATGATGTAATCGTGGCGGGCCTTGCGGTTTTCAGCCACCAGTTTGATCGAATGCTTGCCCACGGCTACAGCTCCTCATGGTCGGGTTCGGGCCTCCCGACCGTTTCACCGAAAGAACGCTCGAGCAGATCCTGAACCTCTTCGCAGGTTGTCATGGCCATTGCCTTTTCGATGAAAGGAGCGATCGTTTCGGTATCGATCGACCGAATGGCGCTTTTTACCATGGGGATGGCCTGGGGGTTCATGCTCAGTTCATCCACGCCCAACCCCAGCAAAAGGGGTGCAAAGAGCGGATCCGCGGCCATTTCACCGCACATGTCCGTCTGGATGCCCTTTTCCCTGGCCGCATCGCAGGTTCGTTTGATCATCCACAAGATGGCCGGGTGCAGCGGCTTGTGAAGGTGGGCCACATGCCGGTTGTTGCGATCGATGGCCAGGGTATACTGGATCAGGTCGTTGGTGCCGATGCTGAAAAAATCGACCTTTTCCGCCAGGGTATCGGCGGTGATCACGGCCGAGGGGACCTCGATCATAATCCCGACGGGGACGTCCCGCTTGTGAGCGATCCCCTGCTGAATCAGGCTGTCGGCTGCATCGTCCAGCAATGCCATGGCCTGCTCGACCTCCGATATGCCCGAGATCATGGGGATGAGGATCCGGACGTTGCCATGGGCGGCGGCCCTTAAGATGGCGCGCAGCTGGGTTTTGAAAATTTCGGGCTTCTTGAGGCAATACCGGATCGCCCTGAGTCCCAGCGCCGGGTTGAGTTCCCGGTTGTCGCGGATGTAATTCACCGCCTTGTCGCCATTGATGTCCAGGGTCCGGATGGTTACCGGCCGATCCCCCATCACGTCGATCACGTCTTTGTAATTCTCGAAAAGGATATCCTCGCCGGGAAAATCCGACCGGCTGAGATATTGGAACTCCGTACGGTACAATCCGATGCCGTCGCCGCCATGGTCCAGCACCGAGACGACCTCTTCGGGAAGCTCGATGTTGCCCATCACCGGGATGCGGACGCCGTCCTTGGTCTGGGCGGGCAGGTGGCTCTTGCGGACCATCAGCGCCTTTTGGATTTCGTACCGTTCCCGGCGCTCCTCGGTTTCCAGCAGGGTCTGCTCGGTGGGGTTGATCACGACGATGCCGGCCTTGCCGTCCACAACGATAATATCGTCGTTTTTTATTTTCATGGTGGCATTGCCAACGCCCAGAACGGCAGGAATCTGAAGGGTCTGGGCAATGATGCTGGTGTGGGACGCCCGCCCGCCGCGATTGGTGACGAATCCCTTGATCCGTTCCAGCTGGATCTGGCTGGTCTCAGCCGGGCTCAGGTCCCGCGCCACCAGGATCACCCGCTTGTCGATATGGGCGATATTCACCTGATCCGCACCCACCAGGTTTTCCATGATGCGGTCCGACACATGGGTGATGTCTTCGGCCCGCTGCTTGAGGTAGTCGTCGGACATGTTCTCGAACATGGGCTTGACCAGGGAGACCACTTTCTTGAGCGCCCACTCGGCATTGACCTTTTCTTTTTCAATCACCTCGATGGTTCGGTCGTACAGCAGCTTGTCTTCCAGCAGAACCGTGTGGGTTTCCAATATCTGGGCATGCTGGCGAAACTCTTCGGGCGTTTCGTCGATAATCCGGCGCAGCGCCTCCTGGGCTTTTTTGACCGCCGTCTTGAAGCGCCCCACTTCGGCGGGTACGGCTTCATCCCGGACCACGTACTGTTTGACGACGTCCACGCCCTCTTTGTCTACGAGGTAGGCTTTTCCGATGCAGATCCCCGGGGATCCGCCGATACCTTTCAGGATGACCTCGTTGGCGTCCTGATTTTCCATTTACGAATCTTCTCCAAACCCGGAACGAATCAATGCGGCGATGCGTTCCAGCGTGTCCATATCCGCTTCGTCTTCAATACGGACGGTAATTTCGGTCCCTTTGGGGCAGGCCAGGGTCATGATGTCCAGCATGGACGTCGCATCCGCCGTTTCCCCGTTTTTCTGTATCCAAACCCCTTTGGCGGCCTCTTCGGCCAGTTTGGCCAGTTTGGCCGCCGACCTGGCATGCAGCCCCAGGTCATTGACAATGATCAAGGTTCTGGATTTAATGTCATCCATGATGTACAACCGCTGCGGAAAACCGACCCCCGCCGCTGCGAATTCGAAAGGGCGACGAAACCGTTTGTTGCCAGCGTTCCATAAAAACAAAAAAAGGGAATGTCCCCTTTACTAAAATCTACATATCTATCAATCTGCAAGGACGATGTCAACGCGTAAACATTGACAGTAAAACCGGCCTTCAGCAGGAAAAAGGATCGCTTTGGAAAAACAATTTTTGATCGACGACCTGAAGCTGGGAGAATCCTGGCGGCTGTTCAAAATCATGGGAGAATTCGTGGAGGGCGTCGAGGGGCTTCACGATCTGGGACCGGCGATCAGCATTTTCGGGTCCTCAAGAACCCGGCCCGACGATCCGCAATACAAAAAAGCCCGGGAAATCGCATCCCGCTTCGTCAAAGAAGGGTTTGCCGTGATCACCGGGGGCGGCGGCGGCATCATGGAGGCGGCCAACAAAGGCGCTGCGGAAGCCGGCGGCACCTCCGTAGGCCTGAATATTCACCTGCCCTTGGAACAAAAACCCAACCCCTTTGCCAATATTCAGATCGAATTCAAATACTTTTTTATTCGCAAGGTCATGTTTATCAAATATGCGTCCGCCTATGTGGCCATGCCCGGCGGCTTCGGGACCCTGGACGAGCTTTTCGAAGTGATCACCCTGGTCCAGACCCAGCGAATCCGACCCTTTCCCATCATCCTGGTGGGAACCGATCACTGGGGCGGGCTGCTGGACTGGATTCGCGGCCAGCTGCTGGCCCGACAGCTTATCTCTCCCAAAGACCTGGATATTGTCCAGGTCCTGGACGAGCCCGAAGAGGTTTTCGCTGCCGTCAGCAGCGTTTTGACGCCCTGAATCTGCCGCTCGGTTCTCCCGGAGGCCAAAATTGCCACTGCAACCCGGTTCCGATCCACAATCCGCCGATCCTGCCGTCAAGCGCCAGAACGCGTCTTTGCGGGCGCTGCATGAAACCGCCTTGGGGCTTCTGGATAAAATCGACACCGAAGAACTGCTCGAGACGATCATCGAAAGGGCGGCCGATCTCGCCGGTACGGCCCACGGCTATATCTACCTGCTTTCACCCGAGGCGCAGGTGATGGAAATGCGTGTGGGCAAAGGACTTTTCGCCGGGCATCTGGGGTTGACCGTGCGCAAGGGCCAGGGAATGGGCGGGACGGTCTGGCAGACGGAGAGCCCCCAACTGGTCAGCGACTACCGCAGCTGGCCGGGACGCCTGCACGATCCATCCCTGGACCGGCTGCGCTGCATCGTCGGAATTCCGCTGAAATCCGACCATCAGGTACAGGGGGTCATCGGTCTGGCCCATGTGGAGCCCGGCCGGCAGTTCGACGAAGAAGATATCACCGTCCTGGAACGCTTTGCCGCCCTGGCCCTGCTGGCGCTGGAAAAAGCCACCCTGTACAGCACGGTCACCCGGGAACTGGCCGAACGGAAAAAAGCGGAAGCCCGCATCCGCGAAAGCGAACGACTGTACCGATCCTTTCTCGAATCCTCCCCGGACCCCATCGTGGTTTACAACATGCAGGGCATCGCGACCTATATCAACCCCGCCTTCGAACAGACCTTCGGCCAATCCCGACATGAATTGCTGGGCAAGCAGATCGATTTCGTGCCGGAAGAGTGCTGGCCGGAAACCAAGGCCGCCATCGACCGCATGCTCAGCGGCGGCAAAATCACCATGTTCGAAACCAAACGCCTGGCCAAAAACGGCCAGGTGCTGGACGTCCAGATCAGCTCGACCCTGTTCAAGGGTCAAAACGGCCGGCCGACGGGCAACATCGTCACCCTCCGGGATATCAGCGACCGCAAAAGGGCGGAAGAAGCCCTCCAGCAGTATCACGACCAATTGGAAGAACTCGTTCAGGAGCGAACGGCGGAACTGGCCGACGCGAACCGCCGCCTGAAGCAGCAGATCGAGGAGCGCAAGCGGGCCGAAGCGGCCTTGCGGGCCCAGTCCGACCATTTGGAGGAGGTGAACACGGCGCTGCGGGTGCTGCTGAAAAAGCGGGAAGAGGACAAACGCGAAATGCAGGAAAACGTTCTTTCCAGCGTCAAGGAGCTGGTCGCGCCTTACCTGATGCGGTTGAAAAGGGGACGACTGGAACCCCATCAGCAGACATTGATCGAGATTCTGCAGTCCAATCTCGACAATATCATTTCGCCGTTTATCAGCAGGCTCTCTTCCCGATACCTGAATTTCACGCCCGCGGAAATCCGTGTGGCCAATCTCATCAAGGAAGGCAAGACCAACAAGGAAATTGCCGAATTATTATTGATTTCAAAGAATACCGTTCTGTTCCACCGGCACCATATCCGTACCAAGCTCGGGCTGAAAAACAAGAAAATCAACCTCAGGACCCATCTCTTGTCCTACGAGGAGTAGTGGTTATCACCCACTACTTACCCGCTATTTTATCAACTTGACAGAACACCACAAACCGGTGTTTAACACAATCATGGAAGACATAATCATCTTATGAACAAAATTCAATTTCTTATTCCCCCGTAAGTTTACCCCTTTCATAGCTTTGAAAATGGAGGCGCGCTGTTGGGAACCGCAGATGAGATCAAAGAGGAGGATGCCCTTCTCGAGCTTGAAGACATCCATATGCACTTTGGGAAAGTGGCGGCCCTGTCCGGGATCGATCTGACCATCCGCAAAGGTGAGATTCATTCCGTTATCGGACCAAACGGGGCCGGCAAGACGGTAATGATGAACATCATCAGCGGCCTTTACCGCCCCCAGAAGGGCGCCATCCGCTACAAGGGCCGTTCCATCAATTCGCTCAAGCCCTATGAGCGGGCCAAGCTGGGCATGGCCCGCACGTTTCAGAAGGTCGAGGTGTTCGGCGGCATGACGGTGCTGGACAACATCCGGCTGGGCCGGCATGTCCACTACCGCTCGGGCATTTTGAACGGCGCCCTTTATCTGGGGAGAACCAAGAAAGAGGAGATCGAACACCGGACCTTCATCGAGGAGGAGATCATCGACCTGCTGGAGATCGAACAGATCCGGCACAAACCGGTCGGCATGCTCCCCTATGGGCTGCAGAAACGGGTCGAACTGGGGCGGGCCCTGGCCCTGGAACCGGAATTGCTCATTCTGGACGAACCTCTGGCCGGTCTCAATCTCGAAGAAGTCGAGGATATGGCCCGCTTCATCCTCGATGTGAACGAAGAAAAACGGTGGCGGGTGACCTGCCTGCTGGTCGAGCATGACATGGGTGTCGTCATGGACCTGTCCAATCGGGTGTTTGTTCTGAATTTCGGCAATATGATCATGGATGGCACCCCTTCGGAAGTCCAGAACAATCCGGAAGTGATCAAAGCCTATCTGGGTGAAGAGGATCTGTATGCAACACGCGCATAACACGGCTGCCGGTAGTGTGGAAATTACCAGGGAACTGACCATTCAGAAGCTGTTCTACCAACAGGCCCGGCGTTACGGCGAAAACCGGGTGGCCATGCGGGAGAAGGAGTTCGGCCTCTGGCGGCCCATCACCTGGCAGAACTATTTCGAGAATGTCAAATATCTCAGCCTGGGGCTGATTCAAATGGGCCTTGCGCCGGGCGACAAGGTTGCCATGATCGGCGACAACCGCCCCGAGGGTCTCTGGGCCGAAATGGCCGCCTTGTGCGCCGGCGGGGTGGCGGTATGGCTGTTCCAGGATTGTCTCATCGACGAAGTCAAATACATCCTCGACCATTCGGACACCAAATTTCTGTTCGGCGAGGGGCAGGAGGAGGTGGACAAGGCCATCTCCATCATCAACGAATGCCCCAAACTGAAAAAGGTCATCTGGGACGACCCCAAGGGAATGCGCAACTATCACCAGGACTACCTGATCAGTTTCAAAGAGGTGATGGCCCTTGGCCGTGAGCTTGAACAGGAGCAGCCGGATCTCTTTGAAGAAATGATCAACCGGGGGCACGGGGACGATGTCGCCCTGCTTTTTTACACCTCGGGCACAACCTCGCTGCCCAAGGGCGCGCTGCTTTCCCACAACAACATGCTCACCATGGGCCAGCACCTGATGGCCGTGGACCCCTGTTACGACACCGACGACTACGTCTCCTACCTGCCTTTTGCCTGGATCGGCGAACAGATGATGTCCATCTCCTGCGGGCTCCAGATCGGATACACCCTCAATTTCCCAGAGGAACCGGAAACCGCCCAGGAGAACATCCGGGAAATCGGCCCCCATGTGATGTTCGCCCCGCCGCGCATGTACGAGCAGATGACCCGTTCGGTTCAGGTCAAACACCTGGATGCCAGCTGGACCAAGCGTCAATTCTTCAACCTGTCCTCGAAGATCGGCTACCATGTGGCCAATCTGAAATTCAAGAAAAAGCCGGTGCCGTTCTACTGGAAA
This window of the uncultured Desulfosarcina sp. genome carries:
- a CDS encoding TIGR00730 family Rossman fold protein, whose product is MEKQFLIDDLKLGESWRLFKIMGEFVEGVEGLHDLGPAISIFGSSRTRPDDPQYKKAREIASRFVKEGFAVITGGGGGIMEAANKGAAEAGGTSVGLNIHLPLEQKPNPFANIQIEFKYFFIRKVMFIKYASAYVAMPGGFGTLDELFEVITLVQTQRIRPFPIILVGTDHWGGLLDWIRGQLLARQLISPKDLDIVQVLDEPEEVFAAVSSVLTP
- a CDS encoding PAS domain S-box protein, which codes for MPLQPGSDPQSADPAVKRQNASLRALHETALGLLDKIDTEELLETIIERAADLAGTAHGYIYLLSPEAQVMEMRVGKGLFAGHLGLTVRKGQGMGGTVWQTESPQLVSDYRSWPGRLHDPSLDRLRCIVGIPLKSDHQVQGVIGLAHVEPGRQFDEEDITVLERFAALALLALEKATLYSTVTRELAERKKAEARIRESERLYRSFLESSPDPIVVYNMQGIATYINPAFEQTFGQSRHELLGKQIDFVPEECWPETKAAIDRMLSGGKITMFETKRLAKNGQVLDVQISSTLFKGQNGRPTGNIVTLRDISDRKRAEEALQQYHDQLEELVQERTAELADANRRLKQQIEERKRAEAALRAQSDHLEEVNTALRVLLKKREEDKREMQENVLSSVKELVAPYLMRLKRGRLEPHQQTLIEILQSNLDNIISPFISRLSSRYLNFTPAEIRVANLIKEGKTNKEIAELLLISKNTVLFHRHHIRTKLGLKNKKINLRTHLLSYEE
- a CDS encoding DUF2062 domain-containing protein translates to MKGIPGIAVRSVYRASPVGAPLAAMKSTRIPYKKKPPVFTGPRARFVQMLVRLRQLEGNPHHLALGMAVGIFVSTLPIIPFQTLVAVCLAFIVRGSKSAAFLGTWLSNPLTIPLVYYVNYKVGCVLLRYQATLDSIAFDSFSQLMELGVEVATAMMVGGAVIGAVLGVAAYFLTLRGFISIRRQSRHKKNAAGPGAGS
- a CDS encoding HPr family phosphocarrier protein, producing MDDIKSRTLIIVNDLGLHARSAAKLAKLAEEAAKGVWIQKNGETADATSMLDIMTLACPKGTEITVRIEDEADMDTLERIAALIRSGFGEDS
- the smpB gene encoding SsrA-binding protein SmpB; this translates as MGKHSIKLVAENRKARHDYIIEDRYEAGIALVGTEVKSLRMGKANLKDSYARIKNGEVFVYQMHIGAYPFAYYNNHDPLRPRKLLLHKHEIKKLYGKVNEKGYALVPLKLYFKDGKAKLDLALARGKQSHDKRETIRRRDQKRELERERKNNR
- the ptsP gene encoding phosphoenolpyruvate--protein phosphotransferase, which codes for MENQDANEVILKGIGGSPGICIGKAYLVDKEGVDVVKQYVVRDEAVPAEVGRFKTAVKKAQEALRRIIDETPEEFRQHAQILETHTVLLEDKLLYDRTIEVIEKEKVNAEWALKKVVSLVKPMFENMSDDYLKQRAEDITHVSDRIMENLVGADQVNIAHIDKRVILVARDLSPAETSQIQLERIKGFVTNRGGRASHTSIIAQTLQIPAVLGVGNATMKIKNDDIIVVDGKAGIVVINPTEQTLLETEERRERYEIQKALMVRKSHLPAQTKDGVRIPVMGNIELPEEVVSVLDHGGDGIGLYRTEFQYLSRSDFPGEDILFENYKDVIDVMGDRPVTIRTLDINGDKAVNYIRDNRELNPALGLRAIRYCLKKPEIFKTQLRAILRAAAHGNVRILIPMISGISEVEQAMALLDDAADSLIQQGIAHKRDVPVGIMIEVPSAVITADTLAEKVDFFSIGTNDLIQYTLAIDRNNRHVAHLHKPLHPAILWMIKRTCDAAREKGIQTDMCGEMAADPLFAPLLLGLGVDELSMNPQAIPMVKSAIRSIDTETIAPFIEKAMAMTTCEEVQDLLERSFGETVGRPEPDHEEL
- the tsaA gene encoding tRNA (N6-threonylcarbamoyladenosine(37)-N6)-methyltransferase TrmO; translation: MKTDFTFHPIGVIRSCFTEKFGIPRQPGLVPAARATLEVFSPYDRDEAFRDLDAFSHLWVIFVFHGIPAGKWRPTVRPPRLGGNRRTGVFATRSGFRPNPIGMSAATLESICRKDGKLTLELSGVDLLDRTPVLDIKPYLPYADAPSGAFGGFADRPPEKNLPVACCPAAKKSLADLEKTHPGFGELLEQVLGADPRPAYVEQHTDREEFGLRLYNVNVRWRVDDKEIIVQAVEIDTKN
- a CDS encoding response regulator, which translates into the protein MRNYRILLVDDDPFILTGIGKDLESSGYDVTPAKSGERAIELMENGHFDMVITDLVMDRVDGIDVLKTAKANNPETMVLILTGYGDMESAIDALRLDADDYLLKPCEPDEMKLRVSRYFERLELKRKLRLYETMLPVCCVCKKIRDDSGREPGTGKWMTVEQYIWEKAGISPTSTYCPECAAAAKKEIGIE
- a CDS encoding ABC transporter ATP-binding protein, which produces MGTADEIKEEDALLELEDIHMHFGKVAALSGIDLTIRKGEIHSVIGPNGAGKTVMMNIISGLYRPQKGAIRYKGRSINSLKPYERAKLGMARTFQKVEVFGGMTVLDNIRLGRHVHYRSGILNGALYLGRTKKEEIEHRTFIEEEIIDLLEIEQIRHKPVGMLPYGLQKRVELGRALALEPELLILDEPLAGLNLEEVEDMARFILDVNEEKRWRVTCLLVEHDMGVVMDLSNRVFVLNFGNMIMDGTPSEVQNNPEVIKAYLGEEDLYATRA
- the rsmA gene encoding 16S rRNA (adenine(1518)-N(6)/adenine(1519)-N(6))-dimethyltransferase RsmA, whose translation is MTSPRALLTAWNIRAKKQLGQNFLNDPNLARAIVEKAGLNSDDVVLEIGPGLGAITVPAAKAAHRVIAVDKDGRIIDLLHTELMAADIHNVEIREADILRVDLAAVHRDAGRPLVVMGNLPYNISSQVVVQLIHARGCVDRAVLMLQKEMAQRICAEPGSRDYGRLSVMLGYCAQTQVLMPVRASLFFPAPKVDSTVIGIRFSDPPAVGADDERLLFRVIKAAFGKRRKTLRNALAQSDLKLDAATCERLLTEAQIDPIRRAETLSVPGFVRLSNTIGNHLRTVEKGL
- a CDS encoding AMP-binding protein → MQHAHNTAAGSVEITRELTIQKLFYQQARRYGENRVAMREKEFGLWRPITWQNYFENVKYLSLGLIQMGLAPGDKVAMIGDNRPEGLWAEMAALCAGGVAVWLFQDCLIDEVKYILDHSDTKFLFGEGQEEVDKAISIINECPKLKKVIWDDPKGMRNYHQDYLISFKEVMALGRELEQEQPDLFEEMINRGHGDDVALLFYTSGTTSLPKGALLSHNNMLTMGQHLMAVDPCYDTDDYVSYLPFAWIGEQMMSISCGLQIGYTLNFPEEPETAQENIREIGPHVMFAPPRMYEQMTRSVQVKHLDASWTKRQFFNLSSKIGYHVANLKFKKKPVPFYWKILEWLAYVTVQKKLKDHLGLSRVRHAYTGGAAMGPDHFRFFHALGVNLKQIYGQTEVAGISVVHRDGDIKFDTVGHPIPGTEIKITEDGEIITRSSSVFLGYYKNPEATEEALVDGWLHSDDKGFIDDDGHLVVFDRTKDVFTLRDGKPFSPQYLETRLKFSPYIRDSWVIGDKKDYVTAVLCIDYNVVGKWADDKKLNYTSYQELSQKPEVYQLVENQIRQANKDLPDAAKVAKFTNLYKEFDADDDELTRTRKLRRAFVEKRYREIVDALYTDADNVHIDTTIKYEDGREAHIKTDMNIIHLGD